The nucleotide sequence GATCTGATGACGGCCCTGCGCTCGGGCCACTCCACCTCGCCCCGCCTGACCTGGTACGGGCCTGACGACGAGCGGGTGGAACTCTCCGGCCGAGTGCTGGACAACTGGGTCGCGAAGACCAGCAACCTGCTGCAGGACGAACTCGACGCCGAACCGGGAATGCGGCTGCGGCTGGATCTGCCCGCGCACTGGAAGTCGATTATCTGGGCCCTCGCCGCGTGGCAGCTGGGCATGGAGGTGGTGCTGGATTCCGGCGACGCCGACCTGCTCGCCACCTCCGAGCCGGACAGGGTGGAGGACAGGTTCGACGCCGTCGTTGCCGTTTCGCTGCCGGCCCTGGCGATGCGGTGGCCCGGTGATTTGCCCGCCGGGGTCCTCGACTACGCCGCGGAGGTCCGCTCACACGGTGACGTTTTCATGGCCCACAACGATCCCGATCCGGGCTCCTCCGCGGTCCGCAGCTCGAACGGTGGGGCCGTCCTGCACGAAGCCCTGCTGGCGGAGTTTGCGGCGGGTCACGAGCCCAGTGCGAGGCTCCTGGTGCGTGCCGCCGACGGCCTTGAGGCGGCGCTGGCCAACGCCCTCGGCGTGTGGAAAAACGATGGCTCGGTGGTCCTGGTCCACGGCGACGTGGAGCTGACAGAGAAGCTTCTCTCGGCCGAGCGCATCCACGGCGACTGAGCTGCTAGCTGGGCCTGACTGGCCGCTCGGGGTCGTTCATGCCAGGTTCCAGGACCGGCTCCGCCGGCTGGGCAGAGTGGTGGTGCACCTCGATGATCTCGTGGTCGTGTGAGAACTCCGGCTCCTGGTCCAGTTCCTGGTTAAACACGAGGAACCGGTAGGCAAAGAAGCGGACCACCGTGGCCACCAGAATGCCCACGACGCCTGCGGCAAAGAGCATGTTCTTGTCCGTGACGCCCAAGGAGTACTTCGCCAGCGCCGTGAACCCGGTGGAGATGCCGATCCCGATGCCGTTAATCAGGATGAACATCAGGAATTCACGCAGGACGTTGGCCTGGCGGCGGTGCCGGAACGTCCACAGGCGGTTGGCGATCCAGGAAAATACGGTGGCAACGCTGGCGCCCACGAAGCGGGCCTTGGCCTCGCTGTCCGTCATGGGTCCGTGCATCAGGTAGTACGTCAGCCCGTTGTCAATGACAAACGCCACACCGCCCACGGCACCGAACTTCGCCACCTCGCGCCAGAAAAGCGAGGCGAGTCCCCGGATGCGCTCTGCAAGTGTGTTAATCATGACCCTCCGTGGCCGTCTGAATAGTGGGGGCCGTTGGGGCCAAGCTCCCATTTTAGCCCCGTTTCCCGGGAGTATCCCCAAAAGCGGGCCCTCCCTGGCCCTCCCCATCAGCTGCTTCGCCGCCATAATGCGGCGGCTCAGGGAGCTTCATCGCCGTGAAAGACAGCAACAGCGCTCCTGTTCGGTAGGCTGGAACATGTGACTTTTCCAGTAATCGGCGTGGTTGGCGGCGGCCAGCTTGCGCGCATGATGGCCCCGGCCGCCACTGCCCTGGGCTTTGAACTCCGTATTTTGGTTGAAGGCGAAGACGTGTCCGCGGTCTCCGCTGTCCCCAATGCCCCCGTGGGCGACTACAAGGATCTCGATGCCCTGATGGAATTCTCCAGGGGCCTGGATGTGATGACCTTTGACCACGAGCACGTCCCGGGCGACCACCTCTATTCCCTGATTGAAGCCGGGGTGAACGTCCAGCCCCGCCCGGAGGCGCTGGTCAACGCCCAGGACAAACTGGTCATGCGCGCGGCCATCGACCGGCTCGAACTGCCCAACCCCGAGTGGGCCGCGGTGGACAACGTCGCCGCACTGGTCAGCTTCGGCGACCGGATCGGCTGGCCGGTGGTGCTCAAGACCCCGCGGGGCGGCTACGACGGTAAGGGGGTGCGCATCGTGGGCTCGCCTGAGGAAGCCGCAGAGACCGCCGACTGGTTCGAGGCGATGAGCCCGCTCCTCGCCGAAGCCAAGGTGGAGTTCAGCCGAGAGCTCTCCGCGCTGGTTGCCCGCACGCCGGACGGGGCGTCCCGCGCCTGGCCCGTGGTTCACACCATCCAGGTGGACGGCGTCTGCGACGAAGTGATCGCACCGGCACAGAACATCTCCGTTGAGGTCGCCGCGGCCGCCGAGGACGCTGCACTCCGGATCGCCAATGAACTCGGCGTCACGGGCGTCATGGCCGTGGAGATGTTCGAGACGCCCGGCAGCGGCGCCGGCTTCCTGATCAACGAACTGGCGATGCGGCCCCACAACACCGGCCACTGGACGCAGGACGGCTCCGTCACCAGCCAGTTCGAACAGCACCTCCGCGCGGTTCTGAACCTGCCGCTCGGTGCGACTGACGTGCTGGGCCAGGTCGCCGTGATGAAGAACTTCCTGGGCGGCGACAACCAGGACCTCTTCTCCGCTTTCCCGGCCGCCCTGGCGACGGAACCGGCCGCCAAGATCCACTGCTACGGCAAGTCCGTGCGGCCCGGCCGAAAGATCGGCCATGTCAACCTGGTGGGCGCATCCGCTGCGGATGTTGACTCCCTCCGGCAGCGCGCCACCACCGTGGCTAACATCATCCGTGACGGCAAACTGCCGGCCACGGCAACAGGCACCACCGAGGAGACCCCATGAGCCCCGAATCCGCTGCTGCACCGGAAGCCGGCGGCCCCTCCCCGCTTGTAGGCCTCGTCATGGGGTCGGACTCGGACTGGCCCGTCATGGAAGCCGCGGCTGACGCCCTGGCCGAGTTCGGCATTCCGTTCGAGGCGGATGTTGTCTCCGCCCACCGCATGCCCACCGAGATGATCCGGTACGGACAGACCGCGCACGAGCGCGGCCTGCGTGTGATCATTGCCGGCGCCGGCGGTGCCGCCCACCTGCCGGGCATGCTGGCGTCGGTCACTCCCCTGCCGGTGATCGGTGTTCCGGTGCCGCTCAAGACCCTGGACGGCATGGATTCCCTGCTCTCCATCGTGCAGATGCCGGCCGGCGTACCGGTGGCCACGGTCTCCATCGCGGGGGCACGGAACGCGGGCCTGCTCGCGGTCCGCATGCTGGCCTCCGGCACGGACGACCTCTCCGCCCGCCTCCGCACGCAGCTTCTGGAGTTTGCCCAGGAACTGAACGATGTGGCGAGCCGGAAGGGCGCCAACCTGCGCCAGAAAGTCAACGAGGTCTTCTCCGAGACAAACGTGGCTCTCCGGAGCAGCCGATAGGGATCTGCCATGTCCAACACCGAACTGCCGTCCCAGGGCCTCCTGACGGATCCCGTCCGCAACCCGTCGAGCGCTACTGAACCTGTCCGCACCAAGCGTGCGTTCCTGCTGATCCTGCTCACGCTGCTGGTGCCCGGCAGCGCCCAGATCGTGGCCGGGGACCGCAAGCTTGGCCGGACCGCCCTGCGCGTGACGCTCAGCGCCTGGCTGCTCGCCGTCCTGGCCCTGGTACTGCTGTTCATCAACCGGACCCTGCTGATCAACATCATCACCAATCCGGTGGCCTCGCTGCTCATCATCCTGGTCCTTACCGCCCTGGCGGTGGGCTGGCTGGTGCTGTTCATCAACACCCTGCGGCTCATCCGGCCGGTGCTGCTGCCCGCCCGGACGCGTCCCGCCGTCGTGATTGCGCTTGTCCTGGCCATGGTGGCCAGCAGCGGATCGCTGGGCTACGCCGCCTACCTGCTCAACGTGAGCCGAAACGCGATCGGAAGCATCTTCAACGCCGGACCGGCCATCGACCCGGTGGACGGGCGCTACAACTTCCTCATGATGGGCGGCGACGCCGGGGCGGACCGCACCGGGCGCCGGCCGGACAGCCTGTCCGTGCTGAGCGTTGATGCCGAAACCGGCCAGACGGCCATCATCTCCGTGCCGCGGAACCTGCAGAACGCGCGGTTCAGCGAGGGCTCGCCCATGCTGCAGGTCTATCCCGACGGCTACAACTGCGGGGACGAGTGCCTCATCAACGCCATCAACACCGAGGTCACCAACGAGCACAAGGACCTGTACCCGGGCATTGCAGACCCCGGCGCGCAGGCCACGCTGGAAGCGGTGTCCGGCACACTCGGCATCACCGTTCAGGCGTACGTGCTGGTGGACATGGACGGGTTCGCCAAGCTGATTGACGCGATGGGCGGCATCCGGATCAAGGCAGGCGGCTGGGTTCCCATCAGCGGCGACATGGTCGACGAGGCCAACGGCATCCACGGCATGCCCCTGGGCTGGATTCCCGCCGGCGAACAGAAGCTCGACGGCTACCACGCCCTCTGGTACGGCCGCTCCCGCGAATTCGTGGACGACTACGCCCGGATCCAGCGCCAGCAGTGCGTCCAGCAGGCCATGCTGAAGCAGCTTGACCCCGCCACCCTGCTGGCCAAGTTCGAGGACATCGCCAACGCCGGCACCAAGGTGGTTGACTCCAACATTTCCTCCAGTCAGCTCGGAAGTTTCGTGGACCTCGCCATGAAGGCCAAGGGCAAGGACATCAAGCGGCTCACCATCGGGCCGCCGGACTTCGACGCGTCCTTCTCCACGGTGCCTGACTTCGATATCATCCATGACCGGGTCCAGAAGCTCCTCGCTTCCGCCAGCTCCGAATCGTCGCCGGCCGCGGCACCGGCCGGTACGGTACCGGATGGCACCGCACCGGCCGACACCGTGCTGCAGCCGGGCTCGCTGCCCGGCAACGGGCTTTCCGCCGTGGGCCCCCTGGCGGGTCTTCCGGCCACCACCCCGGCGCCGGCACCGTCGTCGCCGTCGGACTTCACTCCGGTGACCACCACCCCGGAGGGCGAACCGATCACGGAAGAAATGCTGAACCAGTTCAAGCGTGAGGGCAACGAACAGGCCATCCGCGACCTGGTGGCCACGAACGGCCAGTGCGCACCGCTTTGAACAACACGTACAGCAAAAGAGGGGGAACACCAGGCATGTACCAGATAGAAAATATCCTGCGTCCGTATGCGTGGGGATCGACGACGGCGATCGCCGGCCTGCTGGGCCGGCCGGAGTCCGGCGGTCCGGAGGCCGAGCTGTGGATCGGGGCGCATCCTGACTCGCCGTCGGTGGCCACCCGGCCGGACGGCACAACGACGCCGCTGGACGCACTCATCGCTGAGGACCCGGAACACTTTCTGGGGGCAGCTTCGGTGGCCGAATTCGGTCCCCGGCTGCCGTTCCTGGCCAAGCTCCTCGCCTCGGCGAAGCCGCTGTCGCTGCAGGTCCACCCGAGCCTTGAGCAGGCCCGTGCCGGTTACGCCCGCGAAAACGCCGCCGGCATCCCGGCCAACGCAGCGAACCGGAACTACCACGACGACAACCACAAGCCCGAGATGATTTTCGCGCTGACACCATTCGAGTCGCTGTGCGGCTTTCGTGACCCGGAAAAGTCCCGGGACATCTTTCTGCACCTGGCCGGCTGCCTCGAGCTTCCGGGGGACGGCGTCCCGCAGGTGCTGAAGGCGGTGATTGACGACCTCTCGCAGCCCGACGAGGCCGCAGCGCTTCGTTCGGCGTTTGAACGGCTGATTGCGGGCGGTGAGGACGTCCGGGAGGCGACGTCGCGGGTGGTCGACGTGCTGGCCGCCGGGGCGCCCATGGCGCCCTATCAGCGGGAACTGTCCACGGTGCTAAGCCTTAACAGCGAGTACCCGGGCGATCCCGGCGTGCTAATCTCCCTGCTGCTCAACCGGCTGTCCCTGGAACCCGGGGAGGCCGCCTACCTGCCAGCAGGCAAGGTCCACGCCTATCTGCACGGGCTGGGCGTGGAGGTGATGGCGTCCTCGGACAACGTGCTCCGCGGCGGGCTGACGCCCAAGTTCATCGACGTTCCCGAGTTGCTTAACACGATCAGGTTCGAATCGGTGGACTTTCCCATGCTCCAGAGGGAGACGACCGAACTTGGGCAGGAGCTGTACCGTCCGCCGTTCCGGGAGTTCCAGCTCCAGCGGATCGAGCTGCAGCCGGACGGTTCGCCGGTTCCGCTGGCGCAGTCGGGCGCCGCGGTGATCATCGTCATCGCCGGTTCGGTGTATCTGGACTCGCCCAAGGGCGACCTGCAGCTGGACCGCGGGGCAAGTGCCTTCCTGCCGGCCTCGGACGAGCCTGTCAATGTCCACCCGGTGTCCGGGTCCACGGAGAACGCCGTGGCCTTCGCCGTGACCACATCCATGAGGACCTAAATTACTGTGGAGTACTTCCTGCAAACGAAAGCCTGGGAGGATTTCCAGAAGTCGCTGGGACGCCGGGTGCACCGGCAGTCCGGGCCCGGCTGGAGCTTCCTGGCGATCGAGGAAAAGAACCCGGCCGGCAAGGTGCTGTACGCGCCCTACGGGCCGGTGGCGGAGTCGGTGGCGGCCTTTGACGCGGCGCTGGCGGCCCTCCGCGGGCTGGCGAAGTCCTGCGGCGCCGTCTTTGTCCGGATCGAGCCGGCGACGGCCGGCCTCGATGCCGGCGGCGCCGCGGACCAGTTGCGGAGCCGGGGCCTGCAGCCTGCCCCGGTGAACCAGCAGCCCGAGCTGAGCTGGATCGTGGACCTGGACCGGGACTTCAAGGAGGTCCTGGCCGACATGAAGCCGGTCAACCGAAACCTGTACCGGAACATCCACAAGAAGGGCGTCACGTTCCGCGCCACGCAGGATCCGGCAGACATCCGGGTCCTCCTGAATTTCCTGCACATGACGGCGCGGCGAAACGGGTTCAAACCGCAAAGCGACGAGTACCTGACGCAGGTGGCCGAGTCCCTGATGCCGGCCGGCGCTGCGACCCTGTTCATCGCCGACCTCCACGGCGGCCCGGTGGCGGCAGCACTCGCGTACGACTCCGCGGACACCCGGACGTACGCCCACGCCGCGATGGACGACACCCACCGCAAGCTCAGCGCGGGCATTCCCCTCCTGGTGACCCTGATGGCCGATGCCCAGGAAAAGGGCCTCAAGCACGTGGACCTGTGGGGCGTGGCCCCGGCCGACCAGCCCGACCACAAATGGGCAGGTTTCACCGCGTTCAAAAAGTCGTTCGGGGGGCGCGAGATCGCGTACCCCGGAACATGGGACCTGCCCGTCAACCGGCCCCGCTACGCGGCCTACCAGCTGGCCCGCAAACTCCGCGACCGCATCAAGTCCCTCATCCGGCGCCCCTCTTCCTCCTGACCGCGCTGGGCGCGAACGTACACTTGTGGCCCCGCGCCGGAGCGCGAACGTACACTTGTGGCCCCTCGGTGGAGCGCGAACGTACACTTGTGGCCCCTCGCCGGAGCGCGAACGTACACTTGTGGCCCCTCGCCGGAGCGCGAACGTACACTTGTGGCCCCGATTTCCCGCCGAACTGGGGCCACAAGTGTACGTTCGCGTGCGCTCCCTGGTTTGTGCCTGTGGATAACCTCCCGAGACGCACCTGCCCGTTGGACACTGAAGCATGGGTCTCTCACCTCTGCCCCCGGACTTGGTCGCCGGATCATTCACATCCTCGGACGCTGCCGCGAGTGGTGTAACCCGGAAACGCCAGCGCCAGCCGGACTTGGCCATTCCTTCGCGCGGGATCCGGGTTCCACTCGGAGGAGAGGCCACCACAGCCGCTAACTTGCGCGCCTATTCCGCTCTCGATGACGCTTCCACCCTCACCCACCACTCCGGGGCGCGGATCTGGGGTTATGGCCTTCCGGCATGGATGCAGGAGGACTGGAGAATCCACGTCGCGCGCGAGAGAGATGCCAGCAAGCCGAGGCGGCGAAACGTCGTTGGTCACCGCATGACTTTCAAACCCGGCGAGGTGGTGATCCACGACGGCGTCCGGGTCACCTCGCCGGCAAGGACGTGGCTTGACCTCGCGGGCCTGCTCAACGTTGACGAACTGATCGCAGCGGGTGATTGTAAGCGGCAACTTTAAACTGACCGGAGACGGCAAATTTGATTGACCGTTCGCGGCAGTGGTTTTGACCAGTGGCGGCAAGCATTTTTGGACAGTAGCGGGCCACCCGTGGGTGGCTGGGCGTGCTGGGATTCCTCTTGTCCATCCCTCGTGTCGTTACGGGGAGAGCCCCTTCCTTCCGCGGTGAAATGGCGATGCCAATCGTGTATTTCACCCGTTGCGGGAAGGAGGGGGCTCGTTGTGAAGTCTCCAGGAGAGTTCATGGAAATATTAGCTGCTTACGATCTGACCCGGTCATACCGGGATGCCGCGAAAATCTGCGGCGTCTCACACAACACGGTGCGCTCTTACGTGAAAGCCCGTCAGGAAGGCGCGCAGGCGCCGGTGGCCCGGCAACGCGGCCGGATGACCGACCCGTTCCTGCCTCAGATGATCTCTTGGGTTGAGCAGTCCCGCGGAAAGATCCGCGGGGATGTCGTGCATGAGAAGCTCCGGGCTTTGGGGTTCACCGGGTGTGAGCGGACGACCAGGACCACTCTTGCTGAGTTGAAGGCGAAATACCGGGCCCGGAGCGTGCGGGTGCACCGGCCGTGGACGCCGGAGCCGGGTCTCTGGCTCGAGTATGACTACGGCGACGGGCCCGTCGTTGGTGGTGTGAAGACGGTTTTGTTCGTGGCCTGGCTGGCCTTCTCACGGTTCCGGGTCGTGATCGCGTTGCGGGATAAGACCATGCCGAGTGTGTTCGCCGCCCTCGACCGGACCTTCCGCCTGATCGGCGGGGTTCCGACCTACATTTTGACCGATAACGAGAAGACCGTCACGGTCGAGCACGTCGCCGGGATCCCTGTCCGCAACCACCAGATCGTGGCGTTCACCAGGCATTACTCGACGTCGTTGCAGACCTGCCTGCCGGCAGACCCTGCCTCCAAGGGCGGGGTGGAGAATGCGGTCAAGATCGCCAAGGCCGATCTCGTCCCCAAAGACACCAACCTGCTGCCCGAATACCGGTCGTTCGGCGAGCTGGAGGCTGCATGTGAGGCATTCATGGAGGAGGTGAACTCGCGGGTGCACCGGGCCACGTTGGAGATCCCGAAGGACATGCTGCAGGTGATCGAAGGCCCCAGGTTGCATCCGGTCCCGGCGACCCCGGTGACCGCGAGTTTCGGCCAGACCCGTCAGGTTCCGCCGAACACGCCCATGATCACCTTCGCCCAGTCCCGGTATTCGGTCCCGCACACCCTGATGGGGCAGATGGTGTGGGTGCGCGGCACCGACACCGAAGTGATCATCGTCCACGTAGATGCGACCGGACCGGTCGAGGTCGCACGCCACAAGCTCACCCGTCCCGGAACCCCCGCGATTATCGACGACCACTTCCCGCCCGCCCCCGCCGGCGCCCTGGAGCGGGTGATCCGCCCGACGAACACTGCCGAGGAAGAATTCCTGGCCCTCGGCGCCGGCGCCGCGCTTTGGCTCAAGGAAGCCGCCGCCGCCGGAACCCAGAAGATCAGGCACAAAATGGAACGCGCCGTCACCCTGGCCAAGGTCCTCGGCGCCGACGAGGTCGACAAAGGCCTCGGCGCGGCAGCAGTGCATCAGCGCTTCACCCACGAGGACCTGCTCTCCATCGTCAACACCGGCAGCGCGGCAGGCCACACAACCAGCACCACCCACACCGTCACAGACCAGGACCGGTGGTTGAGCCAGGGCACCAGCGCATGGGCCAGCTTCGGCACCACACCCATCGCCGCCACCAGTGACGAAGACCTTGAAGGAGCCATCGATGAGCACTAACACCATGACCCCGCCCCTGGCCGACACGTCCGTAGAGAACGTGATCGCGCTGATGCGCACCACCCGGATGCCGCACGCCCGCGCTGTCGTCGCCGACGTCCTGGCCACCGCGAAAGCCCAACGCTGGGACCCCACCGAAGTCGTGCGCGTCCTGCTCGAAGCCGAAGCCACCGGCCGGAACGCCTCGATGCTCGCCACCCGCCGCAAACGCGCCGGCTTCCCCACCGGGAAGACCTTCGACGTCTGGGACGAAGCCCTCTCCACCCTCCCGCCGGCAACAACATCGTTTCTGCGGACCCTGGAATGGGTCCGGCGGCGTGAAAACCTGATTGCCTGCGGGCCCTCCGGCACCGGCAAGACCCTGCTCCTGGAAGCGCTCGGCCAGCA is from Arthrobacter sp. QXT-31 and encodes:
- a CDS encoding TIGR03089 family protein, producing the protein MNIPATDLMTALRSGHSTSPRLTWYGPDDERVELSGRVLDNWVAKTSNLLQDELDAEPGMRLRLDLPAHWKSIIWALAAWQLGMEVVLDSGDADLLATSEPDRVEDRFDAVVAVSLPALAMRWPGDLPAGVLDYAAEVRSHGDVFMAHNDPDPGSSAVRSSNGGAVLHEALLAEFAAGHEPSARLLVRAADGLEAALANALGVWKNDGSVVLVHGDVELTEKLLSAERIHGD
- a CDS encoding GtrA family protein, producing MINTLAERIRGLASLFWREVAKFGAVGGVAFVIDNGLTYYLMHGPMTDSEAKARFVGASVATVFSWIANRLWTFRHRRQANVLREFLMFILINGIGIGISTGFTALAKYSLGVTDKNMLFAAGVVGILVATVVRFFAYRFLVFNQELDQEPEFSHDHEIIEVHHHSAQPAEPVLEPGMNDPERPVRPS
- a CDS encoding 5-(carboxyamino)imidazole ribonucleotide synthase: MTFPVIGVVGGGQLARMMAPAATALGFELRILVEGEDVSAVSAVPNAPVGDYKDLDALMEFSRGLDVMTFDHEHVPGDHLYSLIEAGVNVQPRPEALVNAQDKLVMRAAIDRLELPNPEWAAVDNVAALVSFGDRIGWPVVLKTPRGGYDGKGVRIVGSPEEAAETADWFEAMSPLLAEAKVEFSRELSALVARTPDGASRAWPVVHTIQVDGVCDEVIAPAQNISVEVAAAAEDAALRIANELGVTGVMAVEMFETPGSGAGFLINELAMRPHNTGHWTQDGSVTSQFEQHLRAVLNLPLGATDVLGQVAVMKNFLGGDNQDLFSAFPAALATEPAAKIHCYGKSVRPGRKIGHVNLVGASAADVDSLRQRATTVANIIRDGKLPATATGTTEETP
- the purE gene encoding 5-(carboxyamino)imidazole ribonucleotide mutase, which produces MSPESAAAPEAGGPSPLVGLVMGSDSDWPVMEAAADALAEFGIPFEADVVSAHRMPTEMIRYGQTAHERGLRVIIAGAGGAAHLPGMLASVTPLPVIGVPVPLKTLDGMDSLLSIVQMPAGVPVATVSIAGARNAGLLAVRMLASGTDDLSARLRTQLLEFAQELNDVASRKGANLRQKVNEVFSETNVALRSSR
- a CDS encoding LCP family protein, yielding MSNTELPSQGLLTDPVRNPSSATEPVRTKRAFLLILLTLLVPGSAQIVAGDRKLGRTALRVTLSAWLLAVLALVLLFINRTLLINIITNPVASLLIILVLTALAVGWLVLFINTLRLIRPVLLPARTRPAVVIALVLAMVASSGSLGYAAYLLNVSRNAIGSIFNAGPAIDPVDGRYNFLMMGGDAGADRTGRRPDSLSVLSVDAETGQTAIISVPRNLQNARFSEGSPMLQVYPDGYNCGDECLINAINTEVTNEHKDLYPGIADPGAQATLEAVSGTLGITVQAYVLVDMDGFAKLIDAMGGIRIKAGGWVPISGDMVDEANGIHGMPLGWIPAGEQKLDGYHALWYGRSREFVDDYARIQRQQCVQQAMLKQLDPATLLAKFEDIANAGTKVVDSNISSSQLGSFVDLAMKAKGKDIKRLTIGPPDFDASFSTVPDFDIIHDRVQKLLASASSESSPAAAPAGTVPDGTAPADTVLQPGSLPGNGLSAVGPLAGLPATTPAPAPSSPSDFTPVTTTPEGEPITEEMLNQFKREGNEQAIRDLVATNGQCAPL
- the manA gene encoding mannose-6-phosphate isomerase, class I yields the protein MYQIENILRPYAWGSTTAIAGLLGRPESGGPEAELWIGAHPDSPSVATRPDGTTTPLDALIAEDPEHFLGAASVAEFGPRLPFLAKLLASAKPLSLQVHPSLEQARAGYARENAAGIPANAANRNYHDDNHKPEMIFALTPFESLCGFRDPEKSRDIFLHLAGCLELPGDGVPQVLKAVIDDLSQPDEAAALRSAFERLIAGGEDVREATSRVVDVLAAGAPMAPYQRELSTVLSLNSEYPGDPGVLISLLLNRLSLEPGEAAYLPAGKVHAYLHGLGVEVMASSDNVLRGGLTPKFIDVPELLNTIRFESVDFPMLQRETTELGQELYRPPFREFQLQRIELQPDGSPVPLAQSGAAVIIVIAGSVYLDSPKGDLQLDRGASAFLPASDEPVNVHPVSGSTENAVAFAVTTSMRT
- a CDS encoding lipid II:glycine glycyltransferase FemX, encoding MEYFLQTKAWEDFQKSLGRRVHRQSGPGWSFLAIEEKNPAGKVLYAPYGPVAESVAAFDAALAALRGLAKSCGAVFVRIEPATAGLDAGGAADQLRSRGLQPAPVNQQPELSWIVDLDRDFKEVLADMKPVNRNLYRNIHKKGVTFRATQDPADIRVLLNFLHMTARRNGFKPQSDEYLTQVAESLMPAGAATLFIADLHGGPVAAALAYDSADTRTYAHAAMDDTHRKLSAGIPLLVTLMADAQEKGLKHVDLWGVAPADQPDHKWAGFTAFKKSFGGREIAYPGTWDLPVNRPRYAAYQLARKLRDRIKSLIRRPSSS
- the istA gene encoding IS21 family transposase, producing MKSPGEFMEILAAYDLTRSYRDAAKICGVSHNTVRSYVKARQEGAQAPVARQRGRMTDPFLPQMISWVEQSRGKIRGDVVHEKLRALGFTGCERTTRTTLAELKAKYRARSVRVHRPWTPEPGLWLEYDYGDGPVVGGVKTVLFVAWLAFSRFRVVIALRDKTMPSVFAALDRTFRLIGGVPTYILTDNEKTVTVEHVAGIPVRNHQIVAFTRHYSTSLQTCLPADPASKGGVENAVKIAKADLVPKDTNLLPEYRSFGELEAACEAFMEEVNSRVHRATLEIPKDMLQVIEGPRLHPVPATPVTASFGQTRQVPPNTPMITFAQSRYSVPHTLMGQMVWVRGTDTEVIIVHVDATGPVEVARHKLTRPGTPAIIDDHFPPAPAGALERVIRPTNTAEEEFLALGAGAALWLKEAAAAGTQKIRHKMERAVTLAKVLGADEVDKGLGAAAVHQRFTHEDLLSIVNTGSAAGHTTSTTHTVTDQDRWLSQGTSAWASFGTTPIAATSDEDLEGAIDEH
- a CDS encoding ATP-binding protein yields the protein MSTNTMTPPLADTSVENVIALMRTTRMPHARAVVADVLATAKAQRWDPTEVVRVLLEAEATGRNASMLATRRKRAGFPTGKTFDVWDEALSTLPPATTSFLRTLEWVRRRENLIACGPSGTGKTLLLEALGQQAIDQGMSVSWLSMEDLGALVRRHRIDDSVNKAITRATNVDLICIDDIGLLPVSADAAEGFYRVVEASYEKRSLAISSNIHPSGFDELMPKTIATATVDRLMHHAHLCQTSGESVRLMQAQNGKGTRPMN